One window from the genome of Bradyrhizobium xenonodulans encodes:
- a CDS encoding PaaI family thioesterase has translation MTPLEKLKAMKMPFAELKGVEFVEADKDRVVARMMVRPDLCTLHHTIHGGAVMALADSVGAAATVINLPEDAKGTTTLESKTNFIGGAKEGTTVIATATPVHRGRRTQVWTTRLETEDGRLVALVTQTQLIL, from the coding sequence ATGACGCCGCTCGAGAAACTTAAAGCGATGAAGATGCCGTTCGCCGAGCTCAAGGGCGTCGAATTCGTCGAGGCCGACAAGGACCGTGTGGTGGCGCGGATGATGGTCCGCCCCGATCTCTGCACGCTCCATCACACCATTCATGGCGGCGCGGTGATGGCGCTCGCGGATTCCGTTGGCGCGGCCGCGACCGTGATCAATCTGCCAGAGGACGCCAAGGGCACCACGACGCTTGAGAGCAAGACCAACTTCATCGGCGGCGCGAAGGAGGGAACCACTGTCATCGCCACGGCTACCCCGGTCCACCGGGGGCGGCGGACCCAGGTCTGGACCACCCGGTTGGAAACCGAGGACGGCAGGCTCGTCGCCTTGGTGACCCAGACACAGTTGATCCTGTAA
- a CDS encoding GNAT family N-acetyltransferase: protein MVLEDTVRTPTMPGYVRTLSQQEELPLLRDHLLRLDAASRHDRFNGFLDDSFIERYAARCAEDGTVVVAYIVDGVVRGAAELHPPEGDSLPEVAFSVEASARRQNVGTVLFSRLIAEARWKGFKRLRITTGAENHAMRALARKFGAHLQFRHGESTGTIDLAKTPEAELADLAASPFTAGRALLSLNSTCWKIISAMYGNRAA, encoded by the coding sequence GTGGTACTTGAAGACACCGTCCGCACGCCGACCATGCCGGGCTATGTGCGGACCCTGAGCCAGCAGGAAGAATTGCCGCTTCTGCGCGATCATCTGCTGAGGCTCGATGCCGCAAGCCGGCACGACCGTTTCAACGGCTTTCTCGACGACAGCTTTATCGAGCGTTACGCCGCCCGTTGCGCCGAGGACGGAACCGTGGTCGTCGCCTACATCGTCGACGGCGTGGTCCGTGGTGCGGCCGAGCTGCATCCGCCGGAGGGTGATTCGCTGCCCGAGGTTGCCTTCAGCGTGGAAGCTTCGGCACGCCGCCAGAATGTCGGCACCGTGCTGTTCAGCCGCCTGATCGCGGAAGCGCGTTGGAAGGGTTTCAAGCGCCTGCGCATCACGACCGGCGCGGAGAATCACGCCATGCGGGCGCTCGCCAGGAAGTTCGGCGCGCATCTGCAATTCCGTCATGGCGAATCGACCGGCACGATTGATCTCGCCAAGACGCCGGAGGCCGAGCTCGCTGATCTCGCTGCCTCGCCGTTCACCGCTGGCCGCGCGCTCCTCAGCCTCAACTCGACCTGCTGGAAGATCATCTCCGCCATGTACGGCAATCGCGCTGCCTGA
- a CDS encoding putative quinol monooxygenase: MIVVTGSVTVRPETFEEARRLSLEHVHRSRQEPGCISHAVHVDCENPLRLVFFEQWADRAALATHFAVPASGEFARTLRSLATGPATLELYDASRLEKL, translated from the coding sequence ATGATCGTTGTAACTGGCAGCGTGACGGTCCGACCCGAGACGTTCGAGGAGGCGCGCCGCCTGAGCCTCGAGCATGTTCACCGGTCGCGGCAGGAGCCCGGCTGCATCTCGCATGCCGTGCATGTCGACTGCGAGAACCCGCTCAGGCTGGTGTTCTTCGAGCAATGGGCCGACCGCGCCGCCCTCGCCACCCACTTTGCGGTACCTGCGTCCGGCGAGTTCGCCCGCACCTTGCGCTCACTTGCCACAGGGCCGGCCACGCTTGAACTTTACGACGCAAGCAGGCTCGAGAAGCTGTGA
- a CDS encoding DUF2161 domain-containing phosphodiesterase, producing the protein METTLYLPVKRFLEELGFTVKGEIGGCDLVGLSAGDPPVVVIGELKLAFNLELILQAVDRAPAGDEVWIAARMSARGKGRESDARYRNLCRRLGFGMLGVTDRGQVEVLVKPPTAAPRREPKVRSRLVAEHQRRQGDPVLGGSTRAPIMTAYRQQALACASELADGPRKVRELRQRCPDVGKIMLNNVYGWFERTERGIYGLTEAGRAALKRWPQAPVNGTSREASPP; encoded by the coding sequence TTGGAAACCACGCTCTACCTGCCCGTCAAACGTTTCCTCGAAGAGCTCGGCTTCACCGTCAAGGGTGAGATCGGCGGCTGCGATCTCGTCGGCCTCAGCGCCGGCGATCCGCCGGTCGTGGTGATCGGCGAGCTCAAGCTCGCGTTCAATCTCGAGCTGATCCTCCAGGCGGTCGACCGTGCGCCGGCCGGCGACGAGGTCTGGATTGCCGCAAGGATGTCAGCGCGCGGCAAGGGACGCGAGAGCGATGCGCGCTATCGCAATCTCTGCCGCCGCCTCGGCTTCGGCATGCTGGGGGTGACCGACCGCGGCCAGGTCGAAGTGCTGGTGAAGCCGCCGACGGCCGCGCCGCGCCGCGAGCCGAAGGTCCGCTCGCGCCTCGTCGCCGAGCATCAGCGCCGCCAGGGCGATCCGGTGCTGGGCGGCAGCACGCGCGCACCGATCATGACCGCCTATCGCCAGCAGGCGCTGGCGTGCGCGTCGGAACTGGCCGATGGGCCGCGAAAGGTGCGTGAGTTGCGCCAACGTTGTCCCGATGTCGGCAAGATTATGCTTAACAACGTGTATGGCTGGTTCGAACGCACTGAGCGGGGAATCTACGGGCTGACCGAGGCCGGACGCGCGGCGCTGAAACGCTGGCCGCAGGCTCCGGTCAACGGCACCAGCCGCGAGGCATCACCGCCCTAA
- a CDS encoding GrlR family regulatory protein: MTIRNGLYHIRIEMLDAVQGGNQGVMVLRDGAMRGGDSFFFAYGSYTSANGKWKGELTNEEHSPSFDERPVWGRKIVTIGFSGTYNDETAYGEGIALAGKQSIRFKGNLRLLVPD, encoded by the coding sequence ATGACAATCAGGAACGGGCTCTATCACATCCGGATCGAGATGCTGGATGCCGTCCAGGGCGGCAACCAGGGCGTCATGGTGCTGCGCGACGGCGCCATGCGGGGCGGCGATTCATTTTTCTTCGCCTACGGCAGCTACACCTCAGCCAACGGCAAGTGGAAGGGCGAGCTGACCAACGAGGAACACTCACCCTCGTTCGACGAGCGCCCGGTGTGGGGCCGCAAGATCGTGACCATCGGCTTCAGCGGCACCTATAATGACGAGACGGCGTACGGCGAAGGCATTGCGCTCGCCGGAAAGCAGAGCATCCGTTTCAAGGGCAACTTGCGGCTATTGGTGCCGGACTAA
- a CDS encoding SDR family oxidoreductase produces MQGKVIVITGALGALGKVVAEIAQSRGARIAGVDHAPSQVSATAESIEIGGVDLSDAAQAKAAVEAAAKHFGRLDALINIAGGFAFETVGDGDVKTWQRMHALNVLTALNTSRAALPHLASSNAGRIVNIGAMGALQAGSGMGPYAASKAGVHRLTEALASEWKGKVTVNAVLPSIIDTQANRADMPTADFSKWVTPHELAEVILFLVSDAASGITGALIPVGGRV; encoded by the coding sequence GTGCAAGGAAAAGTCATCGTCATCACCGGTGCGCTCGGAGCGCTCGGCAAGGTGGTCGCCGAGATTGCGCAGTCACGCGGCGCGCGCATTGCCGGCGTCGATCATGCGCCCTCGCAAGTCTCTGCAACGGCTGAAAGCATCGAGATCGGCGGCGTCGACCTGTCCGATGCGGCGCAGGCGAAGGCGGCGGTCGAAGCTGCTGCAAAACATTTCGGCCGGCTCGACGCGCTGATCAACATTGCCGGCGGCTTTGCCTTCGAGACCGTCGGCGACGGCGACGTCAAGACCTGGCAGCGTATGCACGCGCTCAATGTACTGACCGCGCTCAACACATCGCGCGCGGCGCTGCCGCATCTGGCCTCCTCCAACGCCGGCCGCATCGTCAACATCGGCGCCATGGGCGCGCTTCAGGCCGGCTCCGGCATGGGCCCCTATGCCGCGTCGAAGGCCGGCGTGCATCGCCTCACCGAGGCACTTGCCAGCGAGTGGAAAGGCAAGGTCACGGTGAACGCGGTGCTGCCCTCGATCATCGACACCCAGGCCAACCGTGCCGACATGCCGACAGCCGATTTTTCCAAATGGGTGACGCCGCACGAGCTCGCGGAGGTGATCCTGTTCCTCGTGAGCGATGCCGCGAGCGGTATCACCGGCGCGCTGATCCCGGTCGGCGGGCGGGTTTAG
- a CDS encoding SGNH/GDSL hydrolase family protein — MPDNFPTLEFPASIVDLKHPLDNFRAALAGTGPVRIVAMGSSSTAGLDNVVAYPARLELYLRKHFKEHDQRPNIRIDVFNRGKGGEEANLEVPRFNDDIFADNPSLVLWQVGTNAVFRQKEFNFNEVVRKIAEGLKLLRDHPTIDVVLIDPQYTTAMQYDDNAELAEKMVSAIRAAAQDAEVNLFQRWALMRHWHVYNKASFEQLVAPDDGLLLHQSDWNTMHVARALRSALLKATGATQKCGCLITTADNAPAAPPAPVGQS, encoded by the coding sequence ATGCCTGACAATTTTCCAACCCTCGAATTTCCCGCCTCGATCGTTGACCTCAAACATCCGCTGGACAATTTTCGAGCCGCGCTGGCCGGAACGGGGCCCGTACGCATCGTGGCGATGGGGTCGTCTTCGACGGCCGGACTCGACAATGTCGTTGCCTATCCCGCACGGCTCGAACTGTATTTGAGAAAACACTTCAAGGAACACGATCAGCGTCCAAACATCCGGATCGACGTGTTCAACCGGGGCAAGGGCGGCGAAGAAGCGAACCTGGAAGTGCCTCGGTTCAACGACGACATCTTTGCTGACAATCCATCGCTGGTGCTCTGGCAGGTCGGAACCAACGCCGTCTTCCGCCAGAAGGAGTTCAACTTCAATGAGGTGGTTCGCAAAATCGCAGAGGGATTGAAACTCCTGCGCGACCATCCGACCATCGATGTCGTGCTGATCGATCCGCAATACACGACGGCCATGCAGTACGACGACAACGCCGAGCTGGCCGAAAAGATGGTTTCAGCGATCCGAGCCGCTGCGCAAGACGCCGAGGTCAACCTGTTCCAGCGCTGGGCGCTGATGCGGCATTGGCACGTCTACAACAAGGCGTCGTTCGAACAGCTCGTTGCTCCGGACGATGGGCTGCTGCTGCACCAGAGCGACTGGAACACAATGCACGTCGCCCGCGCCCTTCGATCGGCGCTCCTCAAGGCCACCGGAGCCACGCAGAAATGCGGGTGCTTGATTACGACTGCAGATAACGCGCCCGCAGCGCCTCCCGCTCCGGTGGGCCAATCTTGA
- a CDS encoding tyrosine-protein phosphatase, whose translation MPDSSLKDSPARHLALQGASNFRDLGGYPTSDGRTTRWRHIFRSNHLGHLTAADVEIVRALGVKCAFDFRGVEERAAGVCVVNEIAVYSLPIEPTVVAALRTELARGALTAPVALELMRESYRNYVRHNTQSFRTLFGHLLEDRAPLVIHCTAGKDRTGFASALILHALGVADDIIAEDYLLTNQHYKRDAAAATDLPEDVRNAIGSVEASYLAAAFEAVGKDYGDLETYLRDGLKIGPPEREALRARYLQS comes from the coding sequence ATGCCAGACTCCTCGCTAAAAGACTCCCCTGCCCGCCACCTCGCCCTGCAAGGCGCCAGTAATTTCCGCGACCTCGGCGGCTACCCGACTTCGGATGGCCGCACCACGCGCTGGCGGCACATCTTCCGCTCCAACCATCTCGGCCACCTCACCGCGGCCGATGTCGAGATCGTCCGAGCGCTGGGCGTCAAATGCGCCTTCGACTTCCGCGGCGTCGAAGAGCGCGCCGCAGGGGTCTGCGTGGTGAACGAGATCGCCGTGTATTCGCTGCCGATCGAGCCGACGGTCGTCGCCGCGCTGCGCACCGAGCTCGCCAGGGGCGCGCTGACTGCGCCGGTCGCGCTCGAGCTCATGCGCGAATCCTACCGCAACTATGTCCGCCACAACACACAGAGCTTTCGCACGCTGTTCGGTCATCTCCTCGAAGACCGCGCGCCGCTCGTCATTCACTGCACCGCCGGCAAGGACCGCACCGGTTTTGCCAGCGCCCTGATCCTGCATGCGCTCGGCGTCGCGGACGACATCATCGCCGAGGACTATCTGCTGACCAATCAGCACTACAAGCGCGATGCGGCGGCGGCCACCGACCTGCCCGAGGACGTACGCAATGCCATCGGCAGCGTCGAGGCCTCTTACCTTGCGGCTGCGTTCGAAGCCGTCGGCAAGGACTACGGCGATCTCGAAACCTATCTGCGCGACGGGCTCAAGATTGGCCCACCGGAGCGGGAGGCGCTGCGGGCGCGTTATCTGCAGTCGTAA
- a CDS encoding MliC family protein produces the protein MGRHKAILLAITMLAGGIVSAGLAEAQTFRTYRCADGTQFIVGFYDDDKRAFLQIDGEPVTLAKRLAVSGIRYSGAGITLVIGKSGATTVKHLKRPATACAVV, from the coding sequence ATGGGCAGGCACAAGGCCATTCTTTTGGCGATCACCATGCTGGCGGGCGGAATTGTCAGTGCAGGGCTCGCCGAGGCGCAGACGTTCCGGACCTATCGCTGCGCCGATGGTACGCAGTTCATCGTGGGGTTTTATGACGACGACAAGCGCGCCTTCCTCCAGATCGACGGCGAGCCCGTTACCCTCGCCAAGCGGCTGGCGGTCTCCGGGATCCGCTATTCGGGGGCGGGGATCACGCTTGTCATCGGCAAGAGCGGGGCCACCACGGTCAAGCATCTGAAGCGGCCGGCGACGGCCTGCGCGGTGGTCTGA
- a CDS encoding DUF2735 domain-containing protein, whose product MMNNGLSHGSAQIYQFPAGGRAALAGRRYGETRLPADQTSLPANVSICSDSWYHQDAVDEAKPKWDR is encoded by the coding sequence ATGATGAACAATGGTCTGAGTCACGGATCTGCACAGATCTACCAATTCCCCGCCGGGGGCCGCGCGGCTCTCGCCGGACGCCGCTATGGCGAGACCCGCCTTCCCGCCGATCAAACGTCGCTTCCCGCGAATGTCTCGATCTGCAGCGACAGCTGGTACCACCAGGACGCGGTCGACGAAGCCAAGCCGAAATGGGATCGGTGA
- a CDS encoding glutamine synthetase beta-grasp domain-containing protein, translated as MTKYKLEYIWLDGYTPTPNLRGKTQIKEFASFPTLEQLPLWGFDGSSTQQAEGHSSDCVLKPVAVFPDGARTNGVLVMCEVMMPDGKTPHASNKRATILDDAGAWFGFEQEYFFYKDGRPLGFPASGYPAPQGPYYTGVGFSNVGDVARKIVEEHLDLCLAAGINHEGINAEVAKGQWEFQIFGKGSKKAADEMWMARYLMLRLTEKYGIDIEFHCKPLGDTDWNGSGMHANFSTEYMRTVGGKEYFEALMAAFDKNLMDHIAVYGPDNDKRLTGKHETAPWNKFSYGVADRGASIRVPHSFVNNGYKGYLEDRRPNSQGDPYQIASQILKTIASVPADKKAAA; from the coding sequence ATGACCAAGTATAAGCTCGAGTACATCTGGCTCGACGGATATACGCCGACTCCGAACTTGCGCGGCAAAACCCAGATCAAGGAATTCGCGTCGTTCCCGACGCTCGAGCAGCTTCCGCTCTGGGGCTTCGATGGCTCCTCCACCCAGCAGGCCGAAGGCCACAGCTCCGATTGCGTGCTGAAGCCGGTCGCTGTGTTCCCGGACGGCGCCCGCACCAACGGCGTGCTCGTGATGTGCGAAGTCATGATGCCCGACGGCAAGACCCCGCACGCCTCCAACAAGCGCGCCACCATCCTCGACGACGCCGGCGCCTGGTTCGGCTTCGAGCAGGAATACTTCTTCTACAAGGACGGCCGTCCGCTCGGCTTCCCGGCTTCGGGTTATCCGGCGCCGCAGGGTCCGTACTACACCGGCGTCGGCTTCTCGAACGTCGGCGACGTCGCCCGCAAGATCGTCGAAGAGCATCTCGACCTCTGCCTCGCGGCCGGCATCAATCATGAAGGTATCAACGCGGAAGTCGCGAAGGGCCAGTGGGAATTCCAGATCTTCGGCAAGGGCTCCAAGAAGGCCGCTGACGAAATGTGGATGGCCCGCTATTTGATGCTGCGCCTGACCGAGAAGTACGGCATCGACATCGAGTTCCACTGCAAGCCGCTCGGCGACACCGACTGGAACGGCTCGGGCATGCACGCCAACTTCTCCACCGAGTACATGCGTACGGTCGGCGGCAAGGAGTATTTCGAGGCGCTGATGGCCGCCTTCGACAAGAACCTGATGGACCACATCGCCGTCTACGGCCCGGACAACGATAAGCGTCTGACCGGCAAGCACGAGACCGCGCCGTGGAACAAGTTCAGCTACGGCGTTGCCGATCGCGGTGCTTCGATCCGCGTTCCGCACTCCTTCGTCAACAACGGCTACAAGGGCTATCTGGAAGACCGCCGTCCGAACTCGCAGGGCGACCCATACCAGATCGCTTCGCAGATCCTGAAGACGATCGCGTCCGTCCCGGCCGACAAGAAGGCCGCGGCCTAA